Proteins encoded by one window of Aphidius gifuensis isolate YNYX2018 linkage group LG2, ASM1490517v1, whole genome shotgun sequence:
- the LOC122849762 gene encoding protein hu-li tai shao-like yields MSLTYEKMLSEKGRPLLVVRGLKFGWHKKLANNLQRWVCTQRNCRCYLKLNSQNVIVESNISHNHVIDKKKLEREKLNNSLKRKVDEDPTVYPSKLQPTGEFFQVLLTEEKDTSQHELAKPHTNGVVNGITEEEEKSKKRPADIDANINKTDRGKEVLKMTEIEPSPEAEKDDSGCVDLLQQKSDMLGGQGVRFNSNIFKNLNCVVPINDIRGGDVTGYLPGEKQLRCKLASVFRLLDLYGWTQGVGGQISARLNQDQEHFLVNPYGLLYHEITASSLVKVNMQGEVVDQGTTNFGIHLSEFQLHSTIHAARPDITCIIHITTPTVTAVSSLKCGLLPIGNESIVIGDVSTHHQFIGDAIEPEEREKITRNLGPINKVMLLTNRGALCCGETIEEAFYNVYNTVVACKTQLKLMPMGIDNLTLINDENKKIIYDASRKSPASIKKLKKRWHIGGTEFEALMRLLDNAGFRTGYSYRNQLIESKPSRAKNNAEIPSTVG; encoded by the exons ATGTCTCTTACTTATGAAAAAATGCTGAGTGAAAAAGGTAGACCGTTGCTTGTTGTTAGAGGTCTAAAATTTGGATGGCACaaaaaattagcaaataaTTTGCAACGTTGGGTTTGTACACAGCGTAATTGTAGATGTTatcttaaattaaattctcaaAATGTTATAGTTGAAAGTAATATATCTCATAATCATgtgatagataaaaaaaaattagaaagagaaaaattaaataactcaTTAAAACGAAAAGTTGATGAAGATCCAACAGTTTATCCTTCGAAACTTCAACCTACTGGAGAGTTTTTCCAG gtTTTGTTAACAGAAGAAAAAGACACAAGTCAACATGAACTTGCTAAGCCTCATACAAATGGTGTGGTGAACGGTATaacagaagaagaagaaaagagtaaaaaaagaCCAGCTGATATTGATGCA aatataaataaaacagacAGAGGGAAGGAAGTATTAAAAATGACTGAAATAGAACCTAGTCCTGAAGCTGAAAAAGATGATAGTGGTTGTGTTgatttattacaacaaaaatcaGATATGTTGGGTGGACAAGGAGTACgctttaattcaaatatatttaaaaatttgaattgtgTGGTGCCTATTAATGATATTAGAGGTGGTGATGTTACTGGTTATTTACCTGGTGAAAAACAATTACGTTGTAAATTAGCATCAGTATTTAGATTACTTGATCTTTATGGATGGACACAGGGTGTTGGTGGACAAATATCAGCACGTTTAAATCAAGATCAAGAACATTTTTTGGTAAATCCATATGGTCTTTTGTATCATGAAATAACAGCATCAAGTCTTGTTAAAGTTAATATGCAAGGTGAAGTTGTTGATCAAGGCACAACAAATTTTGGTATACATTTGAGTGAATTTCAATTACATTCAACAATACATGCTGCACGTCCAGATATAACATGTATTATACACATAACAACACCAACAGTAACAGCAGTGTCTTCCTTGAAATGTGGCCTCTTACCAATTGGTAATGAAAGTATTGTTATTGGTGATGTATCAACACATCATCAATTTATTGGTGATGCTATTGAGCCTGAAGAACGTGAAAAAATAACACGTAATTTAGgtccaataaataaagttatgTTATTAACAAATCGTGGTGCATTATGTTGTGGTGAAACAATTGAAGAAgcattttataatgtttataatacTGTTGTAGCATGTAAAACGCAACTTAAATTAATGCCAATGggtattgataatttaacacttattaatgatgaaaataaaaaaataatatatgatgcATCACGTAAATCACCagcatcaattaaaaaattaaaaaaacgttGGCATATTGGTGGTACTGAATTTGAGGCACTTATGAGACTGCTTGATAATGCTGGTTTTCGTACTGGTTATTCATATAGAAATCAACTTATTGAAAGTAAACCATCAAGAGCTAAAAATAATGCTGAAATACCATCAACTGtaggataa
- the LOC122849755 gene encoding LOW QUALITY PROTEIN: kelch-like protein diablo (The sequence of the model RefSeq protein was modified relative to this genomic sequence to represent the inferred CDS: inserted 2 bases in 1 codon) gives MGEMVERAPSPARLSHTSEKHPRATLTELNVLRRHRELCDVVLNVGTRKIFAHRVILSACSPYFRAMFTGELAESRQTEVTIRDIDEIAMELLIDFCYTSHIIVEEANVQTLLPAACLLQLAEIQDICCEFLKRQLDPSNCLGIRAFADTHSCRELLRIADKFTQHNFQEVMESEEFLLLPVGQLVDIISSDELNVRTEEQVFSSVMNWVKYNVSERRQNLSQVLRYVRLPLLSPKFLVGTVGSDLLVRSDDAYRDLVDKAXNYLLLPQERPLMQGPRTRPRKPTRRGEVLFAVGGWCSGDAIASVERFDPNTADWKMVAPMSKRRCGVGVAVLNDLLYAVGGHDGQSYLNSIERYDPQTNQWSCDVAPTTSCRTSVGVAVLDGFLYAVGGQDGVQCLNHVERYDPKENKWSKVSPMTTRRLGVAVAVLGGYLYAIGGSDGQSPLNTVERYDPRQNKWSQVSPMSTRRKHLGCAVFNNLIYAVGGRDDCMELSSAERYNPHTNTWSPIVAMTSRRSGVGLAVVNGQLYAVGGFDGTAYLKTIEVYDPEQNQWRLCGCMNYRRLGGGVGVMRAPQTENYIW, from the exons ATGGGTGAAATGGTTGAACGAGCACCATCACCGGCACGCTTAAGTCATACATCCGAGAAGCATCCTCGTGCAACCCTCACTGAATTAAATGTACTGAGACGTCATCGTGAACTTTGTGATGTTGTACTTAATGTTggaacaagaaaaatatttgcacATCGTGTTATTCTATCAGCATGTAGTCCATATTTTAG agcaATGTTTACTGGTGAACTTGCTGAATCACGTCAAACAGAAGTTACAATACgtgatattgatgaaatagCAATGGAACTGTTGATTGATTTTTGTTATACATCACATATTATTGTTGAAGAAGCTAATGTACAAACATTATTACCAGCTGCATGTTTACTACAACTTGCTGAAATACAAGATATATgctgtgaatttttaaaacgcCAACTTGATCCATCAAATTGTTTGGGTATACGTGCATTTGCTGATACACATTCATGTCGTGAATTATTACGTATTGCTGATAAATTTACACAACATAATTTTCAAGAAGTTATGGAAAgtgaagaatttttattattaccagTTGGACAACTTGTTGATATAATATCATCTGATGAATTAAATGTTAGAACAGAAGAACAGGTGTTTAGTTCAGTTATGAATTGGGTTAAATATAATGTTAGTGAAAGACGtcaaaatttatcacaagTATTACGTTACGTACGTTTGCCATTATTATCACCAAAATTTTTAGTTGGTACTGTTGGTTCTGATTTACTTGTTAGATCAGATGATGCATATCGTGATTTAGTTGATAaagc aaattatttattgttacctCAAGAAAGACCATTAATGCAAGGACCAAGAACAAGACCACGTAAACCAACAAGAAGAGGTGAAGTATTATTTGCTGTTGGTGGTTGGTGTTCTGGTGATGCAATAGCATCTGTTGAACGTTTTGATCCAAATACGGCTGATTGGAAAATGGTTGCACCAATGAGTAAAAGAAGATGTGGTGTTGGTGTTGCtgtattaaatgatttattatatgCTGTTGGTGGACATGATGGACaaagttatttaaatagtaTTGAAAGATATGATCCACAAACAAATCAATGGTCATGTGATGTTGCACCAACAACATCATGTCGTACAAGTGTTGGTGTTGCTGTACTTGATGGTTTTTTATATGCTGTTGGTGGACAAGATGGTGTACAGTGTTTAAATCATGTTGAAAGATATGATCCAAAAGAGAATAAATGGTCAAAAGTATCACCAATGACAACAAGAAGACTtggtgttgctgttgctgtacTTGGTGGTTATTTATATGCTATTGGTGGTTCTGATGGACAATCACCATTAAATACAGTTGAAAGATATGATCCAAGACAAAATAAATGGTCACAAGTATCACCAATGTCAACAAGAAGAAAACATTTAGGCTGTGCTGTATTTAATAATCTTATTTATGCTGTTGGTGGTAGAGATGATTGTATGGAATTATCAAGTGCTGAGCGTTACAATCCACATACAAATACATGGAGTCCAATTGTTGCAATGACATCAAGAAGAAGTGGg gTTGGTCTTGCTGTTGTTAATGGACAATTATATGCTGTTGGTGGTTTTGATGGTACtgcatatttaaaaacaattgaagtTTATGATCCTGAACAAAATCAATGGAGATTATGTGGTTGTATGAATTATAGAAGacttggtggtggtgttggtgtAATGAGGGCACCACAAACTGAAAACTATATTTGGTAG